One segment of Carassius auratus strain Wakin chromosome 2, ASM336829v1, whole genome shotgun sequence DNA contains the following:
- the LOC113114142 gene encoding integrin beta-1-like, whose translation MDMKVLLVSALLGFISHVRAKTESNRCISANAKTCAECIQIGPQCAWCKDLDFESSRCDEKDSLEKAGCTLPGIENPRGFVSIDKNKSVTNREIDGKRNLRPEEIIQIQPQKLTLNLRSGEPQKFALTFKRAEDYPIDLYFLMDLSDSMQKNLENVKNLGNELAREMEHITSDLRIGFGSFLEKLVMPFILMTPKYLKNPCYPNDCSAPFSYKNVLNLTADGTLFSQEVSKQKTSGNLDSPEAGFDAIMQVAVCSEVIGWRNVTRLLVFSSDAGFHFAGDGKLGGIVRPNDGKCHLENNMYTMSHYFDYPTISQLVDTLSANNIQTIFAVTKEFQNLYQELSTLIPKSAVGILSDKSVIKLIIDAYNSLSSEVILENSKLPAGMSMSYISHCKNGVSEKGENGQKCSNISIGDQVTFDIEIMATSCPSTNKQETIKIKPQGFNEEVEIVLNFICECECRKDGIQNSPKCSGGNGTLECGICRCNKGRLGRLCECSQDEFLTDDLDASCRVNNGTDVCSKNGECVCGTCECKTRDNPEERYSGKFCECDNFSCDRSNNKLCGGHGRCECKKCICDANYTGSACDCPLDTSTCLASNNQICNGRGTCECGACKCTNIKFEGPTCEICQTCSKICRNHKDCVECIQFNTGSKKQTCGKECSAFNVTSVKTKEELPQQIDINHCKERDVDDCLFFFTYATKNDEKIYVHVALQKECPSAPDIIPIVAGVVAGIVLIGLALLLIWKLLMIIHDRREFAKFEKEKSNARWDTGDNPIYKSAVTTVVNPKYEGK comes from the exons ATGGATATGAAGGTGTTGTTAGTATCAGCTCTATTGGGATTTATTTCTCATGTCAGAGCAAAAACAG AAAGCAAtagatgtatttctgcaaatgccAAAACATGTGCAGAGTGTATTCAGATTGGGCCACAGTGTGCGTGGTGCAAAGATCTT GACTTTGAATCTTCACGCTGTGATGAAAAGGATTCTCTGGAAAAGGCTGGTTGCACTCTACCTGGCATAGAAAACCCTCGAGGATTCGTCTCCATTGACAAGAACAAATCCGTCACAAACCGTGAAATTGATGGAAAACGGAATCTGAGGCCTGAAGAGATCATCCAGATTCAGCCACAGAAACTCACGCTGAACCTCCGATCAG GTGAACCTCAGAAGTTTGCTCTCACATTCAAGAGGGCAGAAGATTATCCCATCGATCTGTACTTCCTGATGGATCTCAGCGACTCCATGCAAAAAAATCTTGAGAATGTCAAGAACCTGGGAAATGAACTTGCCAGGGAAATGGAGCACATCACGAGCGACCTGCGGATAG GTTTTGGTTCATTCTTGGAAAAACTTGTCATGCCTTTCATTCTAATGACACCGAAGTATCTAAAGAACCCATGTTATCCAAATGACTGCTCAGCGCCCTTCAGCTACAAAAACGTCCTGAACTTGACGGCTGATGGTACATTGTTCTCCCAAGAAGTCAGCAAGCAGAAAACCTCTGGTAACCTGGACTCTCCCGAAGCAGGATTTGATGCAATCATGCAAGTCGCTGTCTGCTCG GAAGTGATCGGCTGGAGGAATGTCACTCGCCTCCTTGTGTTCTCCTCGGATGCTGGATTTCATTTTGCTGGAGATGGAAAACTTGGTGGCATTGTTCGTCCAAATGATGGGAAATGCCACCTTGAGAATAATATGTACACCATGAGCCACTACTTT gaCTATCCCACTATCTCTCAGCTGGTAGACACACTGAGTGCCAACAACATTCAGACCATCTTTGCTGTGACAAAAGAATTCCAGAATCTTTATCAG gAACTGTCTACTCTAATCCCTAAATCGGCAGTGGGGATACTGTCTGACAAATCTGTCATCAAGCTCATCATTGATGCATATAAT TCTTTGTCCTCAGAGGTCATTCTGGAGAACAGCAAGCTACCTGCTGGAATGTCCATGTCCTACATCTCCCACTGCAAGAATGGAGTCAGTGAAAAAGGAGAAAACGGTCAAAAATGCTCTAACATCTCCATTGGAGATCAG GTAACATTTGATATAGAAATCATGGCTACAAGCTGTCCATCTACAAATAAACAAGAGACTATAAAGATCAAGCCGCAGGGCTTCAATGAGGAGGTGGAGATCGTCCTCAACTTCATCTGTGAATGTGAGTGTCGTAAAGACGGAATCCAGAACAGTCCGAAGTGTAGCGGCGGTAATGGCACTCTGGAGTGTGGAATATGCAG GTGTAATAAAGGCCGGCTAGGCAGATTATGTGAGTGCAGTCAAGATGAGTTCCTGACAGATGATCTGGACGCGAGCTGCCGCGTGAATAACGGGACGGACGTCTGCAGCAAGAATGGAGAATGTGTCTGTGGAACGTGTGAGTGTAAGACAAGAGACAACCCTGAGGAGAGATACAGCGGGAAGTTCTGCGAGTGTGACAACTTCAGCTGCGACCGCTCCAACAACAAGCTCTGCGGAG GTCATGGTCGATGCGAGTGCAAAAAGTGTATCTGTGATGCCAACTACACAGGCAGTGCTTGCGATTGCCCATTGGACACCTCAACCTGTCTGGCCAGTAACAATCAGATCTGTAACGGTCGGGGTACCTGCGAATGTGGCGCTTGTAAATGTACCAACATAAAATTTGAGGGTCCAACCTGTGAAATCTGCCAAACCTGCTCCAAAATTTGCAGAAACCACAA GGACTGTGTTGAGTGCATTCAATTTAACACAGGTAGCAAGAAACAAACATGTGGGAAAGAGTGCAGTGCCTTTAATGTAACATCAGTGAAGACTAAGGAGGAACTTCCTCAGCAGATTGACATCAATCACTGCAAAGAGCGCGACGTTGATGACTGTTTGTTCTTCTTCACCTACGCTACCAAGAACGATGAAAAAATCTACGTCCATGTGGCTTTACAAAAGG AGTGTCCCTCTGCCCCTGACATCATCCCCATCGTTGCGGGTGTGGTGGCAGGAATCGTTCTGATTGGTTTAGCACTTCTGCTCATCTGGAAGCTGCTCATGATTATTCATGACCGCAGAGAGTTCGCCAAGTTCGAGAAAGAGAAGTCGAATGCCAGATGGGACACA GGTGACAACCCCATCTACAAGAGTGCTGTGACAACCGTAGTAAACCCCAAATATGAGGGGAAATGA